In Pseudonocardia sp. DSM 110487, the sequence TCCACAGCGCCCAGCCGCGGGCGCGCGCCCACATCGCGTCGTCGGCCGGCATCAGGTGCTTGAACTCGGCACGGCTCTCGCCGTCGAACAGGGTCCAGGCGATCACGAGGTCGCAGGCCGGGTCGCCGACGCCGGACGTGCCGAAGTCGATGACCGCCGAGAGGTCGCCGCGGTCGTCGACGAGGAGGTTGCCGGCCGCGATGTCGCCGTGGAACCACACCGGCGCGCCGGTCCACCCGGCGTCGATCGCGTTCTGCCAGACGTTCTCGGCGGTGGCGCCGTCGATCCGCGGCCCGAGTGCGGCGATCGCGTCGTGCGTCTCGGCGTCGTAGACGCTCAGGGACCCGCCCCGGTGGAAGCAGTGCGCGCCTGCCGCCGGCCCGCCGGACGGGTCGATGCCCTGCAGCGCGACGAGGAACCCGGCGACGTCACGGGCGAATGCGACGAGGTCGCGGATCTTCTCCCGCGAGCTGACCCGACCGTCGATCCAGCGCCGGACCGACCACGGCCACGGGTACCCGCCGCCAGGAACTCCCAGCGCCAGCGGAACGGGGATCGGGAGCGGCAGCCGCGGCGCCAGCCGGGGGAGCCATGTGTGCTCCTTCTCCAC encodes:
- a CDS encoding aminoglycoside phosphotransferase family protein translates to MHRDEIDAALAAHLVATQFPEWSGLPVVPVDQPGWDNRTFRLGDTMSVRLPSAAAYVASVEKEHTWLPRLAPRLPLPIPVPLALGVPGGGYPWPWSVRRWIDGRVSSREKIRDLVAFARDVAGFLVALQGIDPSGGPAAGAHCFHRGGSLSVYDAETHDAIAALGPRIDGATAENVWQNAIDAGWTGAPVWFHGDIAAGNLLVDDRGDLSAVIDFGTSGVGDPACDLVIAWTLFDGESRAEFKHLMPADDAMWARARGWALWKALITIDNPYAGAWVADESARVAKEVLAEHRDGR